One genomic region from Strix uralensis isolate ZFMK-TIS-50842 chromosome 5, bStrUra1, whole genome shotgun sequence encodes:
- the LOC141944524 gene encoding uncharacterized protein LOC141944524 isoform X2: protein MTQLWDNTLGLGKRNMMSHMGHKQEVRPQAPQADRPRWVQPVPSGSWVRTEDQDFTNEICPLKAERHPASQKPKESWPKHRKTDPPWASTPPRATASFSLARSNLLGGDGHLASSWVRERHRHPSSGSVEGRHGLERQEYTVLADLPKPRRLGQQNAVDRRGSRTLSPGRVEVEKIFGCERRKSETLEAFQALEEGRVDRLDGKTPVPPSKGHLVRRQSSPSLPREGQRLSWHLEQRSRDPKEPLRSPSPARHTEKASRNRGDPLRPASPSWLLERGSRSPRSASPAHRSEKRAGEPASPPWLSEKSWRNRGEPGHPPNLERGRATWQAGGTGQALERKSRGDSLHPAGLGKGLDNSGLRQAGLPPRSLSPGRHTESTWKSQKDISPPRPVWGAEKKQAKLGELLHLRGSGKPSECSWKSLREKLPPSHPGKGTGSDWKGRGKPLRPVSPTQPREQDWRGRRDAHQAQAWEKDWKRQEKPMCHADLIRHQERDCKSPTICPRPDESWKRPQSPAQQLEDEWKGPKHTQDTSNPEKSLESDCGNKKLLIYHPQLGGGTFPLQSSAGSSGSPQPRSNASEKRNKVGAR, encoded by the exons ATGACCCAGTTGTGGGACAACACTTTGGGATTGGGCAAACGGAACATGATGAGCCACATGGGCCACAAGCAGGAGGTGCGGCCACAAGCCCCGCAGGCAGACAGACCCAGGTGGGTTCAGCCCGTTCCCTCTGGATCCTGGGTGAGAACTGAGGACCAGGACTTTACGAATGAAATCTGCCCACTGAAAGCAG AGCGCCATCCTGCTAGCCAGAAGCCCAAGGAGAGCTGGCCAAAGCACCGGAAAACCGACCCTCCCTGGGCGTCCACCCCACCGCGTGCCACCGCCAGCTTCTCACTGGCCCGCAGCAACCTGTTGGGTGGCGATGGGCACCTCGCCAGCTCCTGGGTTCGGGAGCGCCACAGGCACCCCAGCAGCGGGAGCGTGGAGGGGCGGCATGGGCTGGAGAGGCAGGAGTACACCGTGCTGGCAGACCTGCCCAAGCCCAGGCGCCTTGGCCAGCAGAATGCTGTTGACCGCCGTGGCTCCCGTACGCTCAGCCCCGGCCGGGTGGAGGTGGAGAAAATATTTGGATGCGAACGCAG GAAATCGGAGACTCTGGAGGCCTTCCAGGCGCTGGAGGAGGGCCGCGTGGACCGGCTCGATGGCAAGACCCCGGTGCCACCCAGCAAAGGCCACCTAGTTCGGAGGCAGTCCAgccccagcctgcccagggag GGTCAGCGGCTCTCCTGGCACCTCGAGCAGCGCAGCAGAGACCCCAAGGAGCCTCTGCGTTCCCCCAGCCCGGCTCGGCACACCGAGAAGGCCAGCAGGAACCGGGGGGACCCCCTgcgccctgccagccccagctggcTGCTGGAGAGAGGGAGCCGGAGCCCACGCTCTGCAAGTCCAGCCCACCGGTCAGAGAAGAGGGCAGGGGAGCCTGCAAGCCCTCCCTGGCTCTCAGAGAAAAGCTGGAGGAACCGAGGGGAGCCAGGCCACCCTCCGAACTTGGAGAGGGGCCGAGCCACCTGGCAGGCTGGGGGTACAGGGCAAGCCCTGGAGAGGAAGAGCCGAGGGGACTCCCTGCACCCTGCAGGCCTTGGGAAGGGTTTGGATAACAGTGGACTGAGGCAGGCAGGGCTACCACCACGGTCTCTGAGTCCCGGGAGACATACGGAGAGCACGTGGAAAAGCCAAAAGGATATCTCCCCTCCCAGGCCAGTGTGGggagcagagaagaaacaagcaaagctgggggagctgctgcaCCTCAGGGGGTCTGGGAAGCCATCTGAATGCAGCTGGAAGAGCCTCCGGGAAAAGCTGCCACCCTCCCACCCTGGGAAGGGCACTGGCAGTGACTGGAAAGGCCGAGGCAAGCCCCTGCGCCCTGTGAGCCCAACACAACCACGGGAACAGGACTGGAGGGGTCGGAGGGATGCCCACCAAGCGCAGGCGTGGGAAAAGGACTGGAAGCGCCAAGAGAAGCCCATGTGCCATGCGGACTTGATACGCCATCAGGAAAGGGACTGTAAAAGCCCCACTATATGTCCACGGCCAGATGAGAGTTGGAAAAGGCCTCAGagtccagcacagcagctggaggaCGAGTGGAAGGGTCCCAAGCACACCCAAGACACAAGCAACCCAGAAAAGTCATTGGAAAGTGACTGTGGGAACAAGAAGCTTCTCATTTACCAT ccccagctgggtGGAGGTACCTTCCCACTCCAAAGCAGCGCCGGCTCCTCGGGAAGCCCGCAGCCACGTTCCAATGCCAGTGAGAAGCGCAACAAGGTAGGGGCCAGATAG
- the LOC141944524 gene encoding uncharacterized protein LOC141944524 isoform X1 — MTQLWDNTLGLGKRNMMSHMGHKQEVRPQAPQADRPRWVQPVPSGSWVRTEDQDFTNEICPLKAERHPASQKPKESWPKHRKTDPPWASTPPRATASFSLARSNLLGGDGHLASSWVRERHRHPSSGSVEGRHGLERQEYTVLADLPKPRRLGQQNAVDRRGSRTLSPGRVEVEKIFGCERRKSETLEAFQALEEGRVDRLDGKTPVPPSKGHLVRRQSSPSLPREGQRLSWHLEQRSRDPKEPLRSPSPARHTEKASRNRGDPLRPASPSWLLERGSRSPRSASPAHRSEKRAGEPASPPWLSEKSWRNRGEPGHPPNLERGRATWQAGGTGQALERKSRGDSLHPAGLGKGLDNSGLRQAGLPPRSLSPGRHTESTWKSQKDISPPRPVWGAEKKQAKLGELLHLRGSGKPSECSWKSLREKLPPSHPGKGTGSDWKGRGKPLRPVSPTQPREQDWRGRRDAHQAQAWEKDWKRQEKPMCHADLIRHQERDCKSPTICPRPDESWKRPQSPAQQLEDEWKGPKHTQDTSNPEKSLESDCGNKKLLIYHVSRAGARGDGDTSRHKTGKHRVGGSPGLQFCTPWLPWILCFSVLHAWYWEEGGCFLPWLVPGGECSDLGN; from the exons ATGACCCAGTTGTGGGACAACACTTTGGGATTGGGCAAACGGAACATGATGAGCCACATGGGCCACAAGCAGGAGGTGCGGCCACAAGCCCCGCAGGCAGACAGACCCAGGTGGGTTCAGCCCGTTCCCTCTGGATCCTGGGTGAGAACTGAGGACCAGGACTTTACGAATGAAATCTGCCCACTGAAAGCAG AGCGCCATCCTGCTAGCCAGAAGCCCAAGGAGAGCTGGCCAAAGCACCGGAAAACCGACCCTCCCTGGGCGTCCACCCCACCGCGTGCCACCGCCAGCTTCTCACTGGCCCGCAGCAACCTGTTGGGTGGCGATGGGCACCTCGCCAGCTCCTGGGTTCGGGAGCGCCACAGGCACCCCAGCAGCGGGAGCGTGGAGGGGCGGCATGGGCTGGAGAGGCAGGAGTACACCGTGCTGGCAGACCTGCCCAAGCCCAGGCGCCTTGGCCAGCAGAATGCTGTTGACCGCCGTGGCTCCCGTACGCTCAGCCCCGGCCGGGTGGAGGTGGAGAAAATATTTGGATGCGAACGCAG GAAATCGGAGACTCTGGAGGCCTTCCAGGCGCTGGAGGAGGGCCGCGTGGACCGGCTCGATGGCAAGACCCCGGTGCCACCCAGCAAAGGCCACCTAGTTCGGAGGCAGTCCAgccccagcctgcccagggag GGTCAGCGGCTCTCCTGGCACCTCGAGCAGCGCAGCAGAGACCCCAAGGAGCCTCTGCGTTCCCCCAGCCCGGCTCGGCACACCGAGAAGGCCAGCAGGAACCGGGGGGACCCCCTgcgccctgccagccccagctggcTGCTGGAGAGAGGGAGCCGGAGCCCACGCTCTGCAAGTCCAGCCCACCGGTCAGAGAAGAGGGCAGGGGAGCCTGCAAGCCCTCCCTGGCTCTCAGAGAAAAGCTGGAGGAACCGAGGGGAGCCAGGCCACCCTCCGAACTTGGAGAGGGGCCGAGCCACCTGGCAGGCTGGGGGTACAGGGCAAGCCCTGGAGAGGAAGAGCCGAGGGGACTCCCTGCACCCTGCAGGCCTTGGGAAGGGTTTGGATAACAGTGGACTGAGGCAGGCAGGGCTACCACCACGGTCTCTGAGTCCCGGGAGACATACGGAGAGCACGTGGAAAAGCCAAAAGGATATCTCCCCTCCCAGGCCAGTGTGGggagcagagaagaaacaagcaaagctgggggagctgctgcaCCTCAGGGGGTCTGGGAAGCCATCTGAATGCAGCTGGAAGAGCCTCCGGGAAAAGCTGCCACCCTCCCACCCTGGGAAGGGCACTGGCAGTGACTGGAAAGGCCGAGGCAAGCCCCTGCGCCCTGTGAGCCCAACACAACCACGGGAACAGGACTGGAGGGGTCGGAGGGATGCCCACCAAGCGCAGGCGTGGGAAAAGGACTGGAAGCGCCAAGAGAAGCCCATGTGCCATGCGGACTTGATACGCCATCAGGAAAGGGACTGTAAAAGCCCCACTATATGTCCACGGCCAGATGAGAGTTGGAAAAGGCCTCAGagtccagcacagcagctggaggaCGAGTGGAAGGGTCCCAAGCACACCCAAGACACAAGCAACCCAGAAAAGTCATTGGAAAGTGACTGTGGGAACAAGAAGCTTCTCATTTACCATGTGAGTAGAGCAGGAGCCAGAGGTGATGGGGACACTTCCAGGCATAAAACCGGCAAGCACAGAGTGGGTGGGTCCCCTGGGTTGCAATTCTGCACTCCCTGGCTTCCCTGGATCCTCTGCTTCTCCGTGCTGCATGCCTGGtactgggaggagggaggatgctTCCTGCCCTGGCTCGTGCCAGGAGGTGAATGCTCAGATCTAGGAAACTGA